A single Cetobacterium somerae ATCC BAA-474 DNA region contains:
- a CDS encoding tagatose bisphosphate family class II aldolase, whose protein sequence is MLVSTNQMLLDAQKGGYAVPAFNIHNLETIQVVVDTANELKSPVILAATPSTVKYAGIEYLIKMIETASEKYDIPIAFHLDHHEDVNSIKEAILLGCKSVMIDASHHPFEENIKIVKEVVDFAHRYDVSVEAELGKLVGQEDDLIVDESQSSYTDPKLAKEFVERTGVNSLAVAIGTAHGLYKNEPKLDYDRLKEIKKLVDIPLVLHGASGVPFDSVRTTIEDGICKVNIATELKIPFAESLKEFFLKNPNESDPRKYLIPAKEAMKKVVVDKIIMCKSDNRG, encoded by the coding sequence ATGTTAGTTTCAACAAACCAAATGTTATTAGATGCACAAAAAGGAGGGTATGCAGTACCAGCTTTTAATATTCATAATTTAGAGACAATTCAGGTGGTGGTAGATACAGCAAACGAGTTAAAATCACCAGTTATATTAGCAGCAACACCAAGTACAGTTAAATATGCAGGTATTGAGTATCTGATAAAAATGATAGAGACAGCAAGTGAAAAGTATGATATACCAATAGCGTTTCATTTAGATCATCATGAAGATGTAAATAGTATAAAAGAAGCTATTTTATTAGGATGTAAGTCAGTTATGATTGATGCATCACATCATCCCTTTGAAGAGAATATAAAAATAGTAAAAGAAGTTGTAGATTTTGCTCATAGATATGATGTAAGTGTAGAGGCAGAATTAGGAAAATTAGTAGGGCAAGAGGATGATTTAATAGTTGATGAATCACAGTCTTCATATACAGATCCTAAATTAGCTAAAGAGTTTGTTGAAAGAACTGGGGTAAATTCACTAGCGGTAGCTATAGGAACAGCTCATGGATTATATAAAAATGAACCAAAATTAGATTATGATAGATTAAAAGAGATAAAAAAATTAGTGGATATACCATTAGTTTTACATGGAGCATCAGGAGTACCTTTTGACTCAGTTAGGACAACAATAGAAGATGGAATTTGTAAAGTTAATATTGCAACAGAATTAAAAATACCATTCGCAGAGAGTTTAAAAGAATTTTTCTTAAAAAATCCAAATGAAAGCGATCCGAGAAAATATTTAATTCCAGCAAAAGAAGCTATGAAAAAGGTTGTTGTAGATAAGATAATTATGTGTAAAAGTGATAATAGAGGATAA
- a CDS encoding 1-phosphofructokinase family hexose kinase — protein sequence MILTITLNPAIDIRYEIDNFEINSIFRGKASKTAGGKGLNVSRVLRLLGENVEASGFLGGNSGDWISSKIESIGIKDKFIKTDAETRSCIAILGKGTQTEILEPGEKVSTNYIDKFLEFFKNNFDRFETICISGSAPQGVQDDIYKVLCEIANNKKVILDTSGKFLLKGIEGNPYLIKPNKEELEGMLGRELLTFSELLEGAKEIKNRGCKNLLVSLGKDGAIFIDEKNDIYRVSIPKVNIKNPVGSGDSTIAGFAYGLNENKSPEETLKLAMACGISNAMMDETGNIDLDVVKELFNKVKVEKI from the coding sequence ATGATATTAACAATAACTTTAAATCCTGCAATTGACATAAGATATGAAATAGATAATTTTGAAATAAATAGTATTTTTAGAGGAAAAGCATCTAAAACAGCTGGTGGAAAAGGATTGAATGTTTCAAGAGTTTTAAGATTACTTGGAGAAAATGTTGAAGCAAGTGGTTTTTTAGGTGGGAATAGTGGTGATTGGATAAGTAGTAAAATAGAAAGTATAGGAATCAAAGATAAATTTATAAAAACAGATGCAGAAACAAGAAGTTGTATTGCTATATTAGGAAAAGGAACACAAACTGAAATATTAGAACCAGGAGAAAAAGTTTCAACAAATTATATTGATAAATTTTTAGAGTTTTTTAAAAATAATTTTGATAGATTTGAAACAATATGTATTAGTGGAAGCGCTCCTCAAGGAGTTCAAGATGATATCTATAAAGTTTTATGTGAGATAGCTAATAATAAAAAGGTGATACTTGATACAAGTGGTAAATTTTTATTAAAAGGCATTGAAGGTAATCCATATCTTATAAAACCTAATAAAGAAGAGCTAGAAGGAATGTTAGGAAGGGAACTATTAACTTTTTCAGAACTTTTAGAAGGTGCTAAAGAGATAAAAAATAGAGGATGCAAAAATCTATTGGTTTCTTTAGGGAAAGATGGGGCTATCTTTATTGATGAGAAAAATGATATTTATAGAGTAAGCATACCTAAGGTAAATATAAAAAATCCTGTAGGGAGTGGTGATTCGACAATTGCTGGATTTGCATATGGTTTAAATGAAAATAAATCACCAGAGGAAACATTAAAGTTAGCAATGGCTTGTGGAATATCTAATGCAATGATGGATGAAACAGGAAATATTGATCTAGATGTTGTTAAGGAATTATTCAATAAAGTAAAAGTAGAAAAAATATAA